Proteins co-encoded in one Girardinichthys multiradiatus isolate DD_20200921_A chromosome 11, DD_fGirMul_XY1, whole genome shotgun sequence genomic window:
- the rps6ka4 gene encoding ribosomal protein S6 kinase alpha-4, translating into MSGDTSDSSDDSDGQSNEQACTVEHQITNANLTGHTERVGMENFELLKVLGTGAYGKVFLVRKNTGHDEGQLYAMKVLKKAAIVQKAKTTEHTRTERQVLEHIRQSPFLVTLHYAFQTQSKLHLILDYVSGGEMFTHLYQRDHFSEDAVRIYIGEIILALEHLHKLGIVYRDIKLENILLDSEGHVMLTDFGLSKEFLEKDKERTYSFCGTIEYMAPEIIRGKTGHGKSVDWWSLGILMFELLTGASPFTLEGERNSQSEVSKRILRCDPPFPSMIGPVAQDLLKKLLVKDPHKRLGSGPRGAEDIKAHPFFKGLNWSDLAEKKVQSPFKPELKNELDVGNFAEEFTGMDPVYSPASTPPSTDRLFQGYSFIAPSVLFNKNAVMGDFVESQIGAERPASASVQQSAMLKESQFFQHYELDLHGPPLGEGSFSVCRKCRHKQNGHEYAVKIVSRRMEANTQREIAALRQCEVHPNIVKLHDVYTDQYHTYLVMELLQGGELLDRIKKKKLFGEAEASQLLQSLVSAVSFMHEAGVVHRDLKPENVLFTDEGEDSVLKVIDFGFARLCPAGSAPLQTPCFTLQYAAPELFESAGYDKSCDLWSLGVILYTMLSGQVPFQSEQRGMTSSYATDIMQKIKEGDFSLEGEAWKGVSEDAKELVKGLLTVDPERRLKLSELKENSWLQGEASMSTTPLCTPDVLESSGPTVRTYVNATYKAFNRCKREGFFLKSVDNAPLAKRRKLKMTSTGVETRWSSSSSSSSSSTSSSASKEQHKQTVTPKHSKPK; encoded by the exons cTTATGGAAAGGTGTTTTTGGTTAGGAAGAACACCGGCCATGATGAGGGCCAGCTGTATGCTATGAAG GTTTTAAAGAAAGCAGCGATCGTTCAGAAAGCAAAGACAACAGAACACACTCGCACTGAGAGGCAGGTACTGGAGCACATCCGCCAGTCCCCCTTCCTGGTCACACTTCACTATGCCTTTCAAACTCAGAGCAAGCTGCACCTCATCCTAG ACTATGTGAGCGGCGGGGAAATGTTTACTCATCTGTACCAGCGAGATCACTTTTCAGAGGATGCAGTGCGGATTTACATCGGAGAAATAATTCTTGCTCTGGAGCACCTGCACAAG CTTGGGATCGTGTACCGAGACATCAAATTGGAAAATATTCTTCTAGACAGCGAAGGTCATGTGATGTTGACAGACTTTGGACTCAGCAAAGAGTTTCTGGAAAAAGAT AAAGAAAGGACCTACTCTTTCTGTGGCACCATCGAATACATGGCTCCTGAAATCATCAGGGGGAAGACTGGCCATGGCAAG TCAGTAGATTGGTGGAGCCTGGGGATCCTGATGTTTGAGCTGCTGACAGGAGCTTCTCCTTTTACCTTGGAGGGAGAAAGGAACTCTCAGAGTGAAGTGTCAAA GCGTATCCTGCGCTGCGATCCACCATTTCCCTCTATGATTGGACCTGTTGCTCAGGACCTGCTGAAGAAGTTATTGGTGAAAGATCCACACAAGAGACTTGGCTCTGGACCCCGAGGAGCTGAGGACATCAAAGCTCATCCCTTCTTCAAG GGACTGAACTGGTCTGACTTGGCAGAGAAGAAGGTACAAAGTCCATTTAAACCAGAGCTGAAAAACGAGCTCGATGTGGGCAACTTTGCTGAAGAGTTCACTGGAATGGACCCTGTCTACTCGCCAGCCAGTACGCCTCCCAGCACAGATCGCCTGTTCCAG GGCTACTCCTTTATTGCTCCTTCCGTTTTGTTCAATAAGAACGCAGTCATGGGAGACTTTGTCGAAAGTCAGATTGGAGCTGAGCGCCCAGCTTCTGCTTCTGTCCAGCAAAGTGCAATGTTAAAG GAATCCCAGTTCTTCCAGCACTACGAGCTGGACCTTCATGGACCTCCACTTGGTGAGGGGAGTTTCTCCGTGTGCAGGAAATGCAGACACAAGCAGAATGGCCACGAGTACGCTGTTAAGATCGTCAGCCGCAG AATGGAGGCTAATACTCAGAGGGAGATTGCTGCCCTGAGGCAGTGTGAAGTTCACCCCAACATCGTCAAGCTGCACGACGTCTACACTGATCAG TATCACACGTATTTAGTGATGGAGCTTCTGCAAGGCGGAGAGTTACTTGATAGGATCAAGAAGAAGAAGCTGTTTGGTGAGGCAGAGGCCAGTCAGCTGCTCCAGAGCCTGGTGTCAGCTGTCAGCTTCATGCACGAGGCTGGAGTGGTACACAGAGACCTTAAACCCGAG AATGTGCTGTTTACTGATGAGGGCGAGGACTCAGTGCTTAAAGTCATAGACTTTGGGTTCGCCCGCCTGTGCCCCGCAGGCAGCGCCCCTCTGCAGACGCCTTGCTTCACGCTGCAGTACGCTGCTCCAGAGCTTTTTGAGAGTGCAGGATACGACAAGTCCTGTGACCTCTGGAGTCTAGGGGTCATCTTG TACACCATGCTGTCAGGCCAGGTGCCGTTTCAGAGTGAGCAGCGTGGGATGACCTCATCGTATGCTACAGACATcatgcagaaaataaaagagGGGGATTTTTCGTTGGAAGGGGAGGCATGGAAGGGTGTATCAGAGGACGCCAAAGAGCTTGTTAAAG GACTACTGACTGTAGATCCAGAGAGACGTCTGAAACTGTCCGAACTGAAGGAGAACAGCTGGCTGCAAGGCGAAGCTTCCATGTCCACCACTCCCCTGTGCACTCCTGATGTGTTAGAGTCCAGTGGGCCCACAGTCCGCACCTATGTCAATGCTACATACAAG GCTTTTAACCGGTGCAAGAGAGAGGGCTTTTTTCTGAAAAGCGTCGACAACGCTCCGCTCGCAAAACGACGCAAGCTCAAGATGACGAGCACGGGCGTGGAGACCCGATGgagttcctcctcttcctcttcctcttcctccacgTCCTCCTCTGCATCCAAAGAACAGCACAAGCAGACTGTGACCCCAAAGCACAGCAAGCCAAAATGA